In Prescottella soli, a genomic segment contains:
- a CDS encoding TetR/AcrR family transcriptional regulator, with translation MAVPADRDLNTRARIRDAAIRVFGRQGFGAGVRAVATEAGVSPGLVNHHFGSKQGLRAVCDEHVLGIILTEKREVLTSTGPARMLASLSEIDRYVPLVAYLVRSFQAGGELAASLFEHTVTGVEEYLEAGVAEGRVRPSRDPTARARYLAMNSLGSTLLFLQMRTEPDGSVDYARVIREMTDEIMLPALEAYTEGLFTDSTMLDAYTEERA, from the coding sequence ATGGCCGTTCCTGCGGATCGGGACCTGAATACCCGGGCCCGGATCCGCGACGCCGCGATCCGGGTGTTCGGACGGCAGGGCTTCGGCGCCGGGGTCCGGGCGGTCGCCACCGAGGCCGGGGTCTCCCCCGGCCTGGTGAACCACCACTTCGGCTCCAAACAGGGCCTGCGGGCGGTGTGTGACGAGCACGTCCTCGGGATCATCCTCACCGAGAAGCGCGAGGTGCTCACCTCGACGGGACCGGCCCGGATGCTCGCCTCCCTGAGCGAGATCGACCGATACGTGCCACTCGTCGCGTACCTCGTGCGGTCCTTCCAGGCCGGCGGTGAGCTCGCAGCATCGCTGTTCGAGCACACGGTTACCGGTGTCGAGGAGTACCTCGAGGCCGGCGTCGCGGAGGGTCGAGTGCGGCCCAGCCGCGACCCCACCGCGCGCGCCCGGTATCTCGCGATGAACAGTCTCGGCTCGACGCTGCTGTTCCTGCAGATGCGCACCGAACCCGACGGCTCGGTGGACTACGCCCGCGTGATCCGGGAGATGACCGACGAGATCATGCTCCCCGCCCTCGAGGCCTACACCGAGGGCCTGTTCACCGATTCGACAATGCTCGACGCCTACACCGAGGAGAGAGCATGA